In a genomic window of Magnolia sinica isolate HGM2019 chromosome 16, MsV1, whole genome shotgun sequence:
- the LOC131229823 gene encoding exopolygalacturonase-like codes for MLEKVFNVKNFGAIADGKTDSRKALLDAWTKACAWDDMGRVLIPKGTFLIGLVVLKGPCKDAIVFQVARVVKAPGLKKFHSDSWIEFKYINGLMVTGGGTFDGQGASAWRHNQCSKMKKCKLLPTSLRFMFVTDATIRSISSVNSKFFHINIVGCKNIKLRSINISAPRNSPNTDGIHIGDSSGVKIYSSVIGIGDDCISIGPGSSNITINNILCGPGHGISIGSLGKYPNEENVMGVNVRNCTITGTTNGIRIKTWQDSSILSASNFAFKNIIMDNVYNPIIIDQEYCPHASCTKLTPSRVKLSDISFTNIRGSSTSQIAVNLLCSKGVPCQNVQLKNINLVYNGLGGHTTSSCSNIRGTSSDLQSPPSCL; via the exons ATGCTGGAAAAAGTTTTCAATGTGAAGAATTTTGGTGCAATCGCAGATGGCAAAACGGATAGTAGAAAG GCATTGTTGGATGCATGGACGAAGGCATGTGCATGGGATGATATGGGTAGGGTTTTGATTCCCAAAGGTACATTTCTTATTGGTCTAGTTGTATTAAAAGGGCCATGCAAGGATGCTATTGTATTTCAAGTTGCTAGGGTGGTGAAGGCGCCTGGTCTTAAGAAGTTTCATTCAGACAGTTGGATAGAGTTCAAATACATTAATGGATTGATGGTCACAGGAGGTGGGACATTTGACGGTCAAGGAGCTTCAGCTTGGCGACACAACCAATGCTCCAAGATGAAAAAATGCAAGCTATTACCAACG TCCCTAAGATTCATGTTCGTGACGGATGCAACGATTCGTAGCATATCTTCAGTGAATAGCAAGTTCTTCCACATAAACATTGTGGGGTGCAAGAACATAAAGCTCCGATCCATTAACATCTCTGCACCCAGGAACAGTCCCAACACGGATGGTATCCACATAGGAGACTCGAGTGGGGTCAAGATTTATAGTTCAGTAATAGGCATTGGTGACGATTGCATCTCCATTGGACCTGGCAGTTCCAATATCACCATCAACAACATCTTATGTGGGCCAGGACATGGTATCAGCATCGGTAGCCTTGGAAAGTACCCGAATGAAGAGAATGTGATGGGCGTGAATGTGAGGAACTGTACCATCACCGGGACCACCAACGGCATAAGGATCAAGACATGGCAAGACTCTTCCATCCTGTCGGCATCCAATTTCGCATTCAAAAATATAATTATGGACAATGTTTACAATCCAATCATCATAGATCAAGAGTATTGTCCACATGCATCGTGCACCAAATTG ACCCCTTCACGTGTTAAGCTCAGCGACATTAGCTTTACGAACATTCGAGGCAGCTCAACATCACAGATCGCAGTCAATCTCTTATGTAGCAAAGGCGTGCCATGTCAAAATGTACAACTCAAAAACATCAACCTAGTATACAATGGATTGGGTGGACACACCACATCCTCATGTTCCAACATCAGGGGAACTTCTTCCGATCTACAAAGCCCTCCCTCTTGCCTCTAA